From Proteiniborus sp. MB09-C3, the proteins below share one genomic window:
- a CDS encoding class I SAM-dependent methyltransferase — protein sequence MASNIEQMAEFFNNRAEGYEEHMLGLEDSINYYKTLSKEIIPNHDKIEILDLGCGTGLELEEIFKKCPNANITGIDMSESMLELLKNKYVEFSKQIKLIKGSYLNISFPKNKYDYVISSMTMHHFTYEVKRQLYSNIKDYLKKETGIYIEGDYIVDDEKEKEYLKDYYDKLKQLDKELYHIDIPFSANTQKNLLIEAGFSRVKAIYQKENSAILIAYTA from the coding sequence ATGGCGAGTAATATTGAACAAATGGCTGAGTTTTTTAATAATAGGGCAGAGGGCTATGAGGAGCATATGTTAGGCCTTGAAGATAGTATTAATTATTATAAAACTCTATCTAAGGAAATAATTCCTAATCATGATAAAATAGAGATACTGGATTTAGGCTGTGGTACAGGATTAGAACTAGAAGAAATATTTAAGAAGTGTCCAAATGCAAATATAACTGGAATTGATATGTCAGAGAGCATGCTAGAGCTGTTAAAGAATAAATATGTGGAGTTTTCTAAACAGATCAAATTAATAAAAGGCTCCTATCTCAATATTAGTTTTCCTAAAAATAAATATGACTATGTGATTTCAAGCATGACTATGCATCATTTTACCTATGAGGTAAAGAGACAATTATACAGCAATATTAAAGATTATTTGAAAAAAGAAACAGGCATCTATATCGAGGGAGACTATATTGTGGATGATGAAAAAGAGAAAGAATATCTAAAGGATTATTATGATAAGCTTAAACAGCTTGATAAGGAGCTTTATCATATCGATATTCCATTTTCAGCGAATACCCAAAAAAATCTGTTAATAGAAGCTGGCTTCAGTAGAGTAAAAGCAATTTACCAAAAGGAAAACTCAGCAATCTTAATAGCATATACAGCATAA
- a CDS encoding sigma-70 family RNA polymerase sigma factor, protein MKTKDMEKIFSDYIIENKEKYYRLAYSYVKNEEDALDIVQESIYKAISSLNTIQNPEYIKTWFYRIVINTSLDFLRKQKKVIITDDETLEFYSPGADDNYHDIDLQRALEDLPPNYRSIIVLRFFEDLKIEEIADVLELNVNTVKTRLYSALKKLRLSLEE, encoded by the coding sequence ATGAAAACTAAAGATATGGAAAAGATATTTTCAGATTATATTATAGAAAATAAAGAAAAATACTATAGGCTGGCATATAGTTACGTAAAAAATGAAGAAGATGCTTTAGATATAGTACAGGAATCTATATATAAAGCTATTTCATCGCTAAATACAATTCAAAACCCTGAGTACATAAAAACCTGGTTTTACAGGATTGTAATTAACACTTCTTTAGATTTTTTACGAAAGCAAAAAAAAGTCATAATAACAGATGATGAAACTTTAGAATTTTATAGTCCTGGGGCAGATGATAATTATCACGACATAGATTTGCAAAGGGCCTTAGAAGATTTGCCCCCTAATTATCGTAGCATAATAGTACTTAGATTTTTTGAGGACTTAAAAATAGAAGAAATAGCAGATGTTTTAGAGCTAAATGTAAACACAGTGAAAACCCGGCTATATTCTGCACTTAAAAAGCTACGGCTAAGCTTAGAAGAATAA
- a CDS encoding anti-sigma-V factor rsiV translates to MNNKEIQKLKKQYMDVPIPDELDFIVKKTLKNGGMKVMKKNNKYKWIGATAAAAVIFTASVNISPTFADTLSGVPVIKDIVSVLTFREYKVDEDNYNANIKVPAIDGLGNKDLENSLNEKYIEENKKLYEDFMAEVEDLKASGTEGHLGVDSGYEVKTDNDRILSIGRYVVNTVGSSSTVYKFDTIDKKNEVLITLPSLFKDNSYVDIISANIIEQMKEQMKADEGKIYWVEGFEDAIEVFEKISSDQSFYINEENKLVISFDKYDVAPGYMGVVEFEIPTDAVSEILVSNEYIK, encoded by the coding sequence ATGAATAATAAAGAAATTCAAAAGTTAAAAAAGCAATATATGGATGTACCTATTCCTGATGAATTAGATTTTATCGTAAAAAAAACTTTAAAAAATGGAGGAATGAAAGTTATGAAAAAGAATAATAAATATAAATGGATTGGTGCAACTGCCGCAGCAGCAGTAATATTTACTGCAAGCGTTAATATCAGTCCAACATTTGCAGATACTCTATCAGGAGTTCCAGTTATAAAAGATATAGTCAGTGTACTTACTTTTAGAGAATATAAAGTAGATGAAGACAATTACAATGCTAATATTAAAGTACCAGCTATAGATGGCCTAGGAAATAAAGATTTGGAAAACAGCCTAAATGAAAAATATATTGAAGAAAACAAAAAATTATATGAAGATTTTATGGCTGAGGTAGAAGACTTAAAGGCTTCTGGTACAGAAGGACATTTAGGCGTAGATAGCGGATATGAAGTAAAAACTGATAACGATAGAATTCTTTCAATAGGTCGTTATGTAGTAAATACTGTAGGCTCTTCATCAACAGTATATAAATTCGATACTATAGATAAGAAAAATGAAGTTTTAATAACTCTACCAAGCTTATTTAAGGATAACAGCTATGTTGACATCATCAGTGCAAATATCATAGAGCAGATGAAGGAGCAAATGAAAGCTGATGAAGGAAAGATTTACTGGGTTGAAGGTTTCGAAGATGCTATAGAGGTATTTGAAAAAATATCTTCAGATCAAAGCTTCTATATCAATGAAGAAAATAAATTAGTTATTTCATTTGATAAATACGATGTGGCACCAGGATATATGGGAGTTGTAGAATTTGAAATCCCTACAGATGCAGTTTCTGAAATATTGGTTAGCAATGAATATATAAAATAA
- a CDS encoding AlwI family type II restriction endonuclease → MRKIWNVSTTLRNPNRILGFLEVISQLEGQYWDEATQNEYQILLIKEKKYRPDIVHPALKNEQISYEEAKDIYDKARYIGKSMRGRVSFNPLKKLGFVKLESDKIKISKSGKKLISGEYSLKDALTIGLSKWKITANGANIKPYIGTLHFLNRLEEKTGSSNGITEHEFGCFVMTLKRYDEIDNFVNDLVNYRNNKFNLNSLLKKYENANSLDDYIDNNRRYFEETNYISFYGWRLRLNNHYMEEIKKLLSKDDARAF, encoded by the coding sequence ATGAGAAAAATATGGAATGTATCAACTACGCTTAGAAATCCTAATAGGATACTAGGTTTTCTAGAAGTTATTAGTCAATTAGAAGGTCAATATTGGGATGAAGCAACACAGAATGAGTATCAAATACTACTGATTAAAGAAAAAAAGTATAGACCTGACATTGTTCATCCTGCATTGAAAAACGAACAAATATCTTACGAAGAAGCTAAAGATATTTATGATAAAGCAAGATATATAGGCAAGTCTATGAGGGGAAGAGTATCATTTAATCCATTAAAAAAACTAGGATTTGTTAAACTAGAATCAGATAAAATTAAAATAAGCAAATCAGGAAAGAAATTGATAAGTGGAGAATATAGTTTAAAGGACGCATTAACGATAGGTTTGTCAAAGTGGAAAATTACTGCAAATGGAGCAAATATAAAGCCATATATTGGGACACTCCATTTTTTGAATAGGTTAGAAGAAAAGACAGGGAGCTCAAATGGTATAACAGAGCATGAATTTGGATGCTTTGTAATGACATTAAAAAGATATGACGAAATAGACAATTTTGTAAATGATTTAGTTAATTATAGGAATAATAAGTTTAACTTGAATAGCTTATTGAAAAAATATGAGAATGCTAATAGTCTAGATGATTATATTGACAATAATAGAAGATATTTTGAAGAAACAAATTACATAAGTTTTTATGGCTGGAGACTGAGGTTAAATAATCATTACATGGAAGAAATTAAGAAGCTTCTTTCAAAAGATGACGCTAGAGCATTTTAA
- a CDS encoding methyl-accepting chemotaxis protein, with protein MLSRFFNKPQCEESECIVEYVENALKGNRNNSPNVKYPLHGKVLGHFERLLDNEAKMSSAAKEILSIVSSLSSFDVGMTHISHQLMDFAGEMASVSESNLAIVEQTTASMNQVNDTIETTSETLNNLATESETLVKKNDESMHLLIEVQSLKDNVIQDTGIMNEKIQQLVDLAKEVGKIVDSVQAIAEQTNLLALNAAIEAARAGENGRGFAVVAQEVRKLADDTKHNLEGMRQFVSSIHIAAQDGKESLSNTITSTGQMSEKIELVSNTVSRNVEALNSVIEDVNLIHTSMQGINIAANEINQAMESSSNDAERLSYMTQSIHKEAVQSVEFAGQISQIDNQLSAIVHDMFEGLEGGSHSIKNEELQDVIKKAMEAHVKWVEGLKKIVTEMRTYPIQTNSKRCAFGHFYHAIRINHSAISKEWEQIDVIHHDFHNIGNKVIDAVKQNDESTAQHLYSEAEELSKQMLTLLEKVNGKIGQLIKDGVSIF; from the coding sequence ATGCTTAGCAGATTTTTTAATAAACCGCAATGTGAAGAATCAGAATGTATAGTCGAATATGTAGAGAACGCATTGAAGGGTAATAGAAATAACAGCCCTAACGTTAAATATCCTCTGCATGGTAAGGTATTGGGACATTTCGAAAGGCTACTTGATAATGAAGCAAAAATGTCTTCGGCTGCAAAGGAAATACTTAGTATAGTTAGCTCATTGAGTAGCTTTGATGTTGGCATGACTCACATTTCTCACCAATTAATGGACTTCGCAGGAGAAATGGCATCTGTAAGTGAATCTAATCTTGCAATTGTTGAACAGACAACTGCAAGCATGAACCAAGTAAATGACACTATAGAGACAACCTCAGAAACCTTAAATAATCTAGCAACAGAATCTGAAACATTAGTGAAAAAAAATGACGAAAGCATGCATCTGCTTATAGAGGTTCAATCACTTAAAGATAATGTTATACAAGATACTGGAATCATGAACGAAAAAATACAGCAGCTAGTGGATTTAGCAAAAGAAGTTGGCAAAATAGTTGATAGTGTACAAGCCATAGCAGAACAAACAAATCTTTTAGCATTAAATGCAGCCATAGAAGCAGCAAGAGCTGGTGAAAACGGGCGTGGGTTTGCAGTTGTAGCACAAGAGGTTCGAAAATTAGCTGATGATACAAAACACAATCTTGAAGGAATGAGGCAATTTGTAAGCAGTATTCATATTGCTGCCCAAGATGGAAAAGAAAGCTTAAGCAATACTATAACATCTACTGGCCAAATGAGTGAAAAAATAGAATTAGTATCTAATACCGTTAGTAGAAATGTAGAAGCACTAAACAGTGTAATTGAGGATGTAAATTTAATCCATACATCTATGCAGGGTATAAATATTGCAGCTAATGAGATTAATCAAGCCATGGAGTCTTCAAGCAATGATGCAGAAAGACTTAGCTACATGACTCAAAGCATACATAAAGAAGCAGTACAAAGTGTGGAGTTTGCTGGGCAGATATCCCAAATAGATAATCAACTGTCTGCAATAGTCCACGATATGTTTGAAGGACTTGAAGGTGGCTCTCATTCTATTAAAAATGAAGAATTACAAGATGTCATAAAAAAAGCAATGGAGGCCCATGTAAAATGGGTTGAGGGACTTAAAAAGATTGTAACTGAAATGCGCACGTACCCAATCCAGACTAATTCTAAAAGATGTGCATTTGGACATTTCTATCATGCTATTCGGATAAATCACTCAGCAATATCAAAGGAATGGGAACAGATAGATGTAATTCATCATGATTTTCATAATATAGGAAATAAGGTCATTGACGCTGTCAAGCAAAATGATGAATCTACTGCACAGCATCTCTATAGCGAGGCTGAAGAACTTTCAAAACAAATGTTGACCTTATTAGAAAAAGTCAACGGCAAAATAGGTCAACTCATTAAAGATGGAGTAAGTATTTTTTAA
- a CDS encoding radical SAM protein, whose protein sequence is MEFIEAKKILSSWSNGDSWFGCNYGMNIYKGCCHGCIYCDSRSECYRVDNFDKVRAKKNVLLTLENDLKSKRKKGIVATGAMSDSYNPFEEKYELTRGALELINKYGFGASVLTKSDLVVRDIDILSKIKEHSPAMAKFTITTYDDELCKKIEPNVSVTSRRFKALKEISEAGIFTGILMCPILPFINDTDENIKLIVKAAAENGASFVSPYLGVTLRQNQRLYFYQQLDILFPGLKQKYISTFGGQYECNSLYKNRLWIVFKTECDRYGLLYRMTDIIKELKRKYENKQMSLF, encoded by the coding sequence ATGGAATTTATAGAAGCTAAAAAAATATTATCTTCTTGGTCTAATGGAGATAGCTGGTTTGGATGTAATTATGGAATGAATATCTACAAGGGCTGTTGTCATGGATGTATTTATTGTGATTCTAGAAGTGAGTGCTATAGAGTTGATAACTTTGATAAAGTAAGAGCAAAGAAAAATGTACTGTTAACTTTAGAAAATGATCTTAAGTCAAAACGGAAAAAGGGGATTGTAGCCACAGGGGCAATGAGTGATTCCTATAATCCTTTTGAAGAGAAATATGAGCTGACAAGAGGAGCACTCGAGCTCATTAATAAATATGGATTTGGAGCAAGCGTGCTTACTAAGTCCGACTTAGTGGTTAGAGATATTGATATATTGTCTAAAATCAAAGAGCATTCGCCTGCTATGGCAAAATTCACCATAACAACATACGATGATGAGCTATGTAAAAAAATAGAGCCTAATGTATCTGTGACCTCACGGAGATTTAAAGCATTAAAGGAAATATCTGAAGCAGGTATATTTACAGGCATACTTATGTGCCCAATACTACCCTTTATAAATGATACTGATGAGAATATAAAGCTTATAGTGAAAGCTGCGGCAGAAAATGGTGCAAGCTTCGTCAGTCCTTACTTGGGAGTAACATTACGTCAAAATCAACGATTATACTTTTATCAACAATTAGATATATTGTTTCCTGGATTAAAACAAAAATATATAAGCACCTTTGGAGGACAATATGAATGCAATTCTCTATATAAAAACAGGCTATGGATAGTATTTAAAACTGAGTGTGATAGATATGGTCTTCTGTACAGAATGACAGACATAATAAAAGAATTAAAAAGAAAATACGAAAATAAACAAATGTCCTTGTTCTAA
- a CDS encoding acyl-CoA thioesterase: MQPNQANIAGNVHGGEIMKLMDNVAGIVAAKHARSNVVTARVDKLEFHYPIKIGNLVTCQAKLSFVGNSSMEVFVKVLVEDVTKEASAKVVSTAFFTMVALDEYGKPMTVPSLEITSDEESDLFDEGKKRYLTHKQELNK, encoded by the coding sequence ATGCAACCAAATCAAGCTAATATTGCTGGTAATGTTCATGGAGGAGAAATCATGAAATTAATGGATAATGTTGCAGGAATAGTAGCAGCTAAACATGCTAGATCGAATGTTGTAACTGCAAGGGTAGACAAGCTGGAATTTCATTATCCTATCAAAATTGGCAATCTAGTAACATGTCAGGCAAAATTGAGCTTTGTTGGAAATAGCTCCATGGAGGTATTTGTCAAAGTATTAGTAGAGGATGTAACAAAAGAAGCATCAGCTAAAGTAGTTTCGACAGCTTTTTTTACTATGGTCGCTTTAGATGAATATGGAAAGCCTATGACTGTGCCTTCTTTAGAAATTACTAGTGATGAAGAGAGTGATTTGTTTGATGAAGGAAAGAAGAGATACTTAACTCACAAACAGGAACTGAATAAGTAG
- a CDS encoding GntR family transcriptional regulator: MLDLSSDKSIYIQIAEIIENEILLGSLKEEEQAPSTNQFAKVYQINPATARKGLNILVDEEILYKKRGLGMFVAEGARKKILKKRQSTFFQEILPEIIREAHRLEISIEEISDYILKFKERE; encoded by the coding sequence TTGCTTGACCTAAGTTCAGACAAGTCAATTTATATACAGATTGCAGAGATAATAGAAAATGAGATACTGCTAGGAAGTCTTAAGGAAGAAGAACAAGCACCTTCTACTAATCAGTTTGCAAAGGTTTACCAGATAAATCCTGCTACTGCAAGAAAAGGACTCAATATTCTTGTAGATGAGGAAATATTATATAAGAAAAGAGGGCTGGGAATGTTTGTGGCTGAGGGTGCAAGAAAAAAGATATTAAAGAAAAGGCAGAGCACATTTTTTCAGGAAATATTGCCTGAAATAATAAGAGAAGCTCACAGGCTTGAGATATCAATAGAAGAGATTTCGGATTATATATTAAAGTTTAAGGAGAGGGAATAG
- a CDS encoding ABC transporter ATP-binding protein: MLEIKNLYKYYGSTRVLTDINLKLEENKIYGLLGRNGVGKTTLLNIISNQIEKSSGELKLYGEDIFENSKALENICIVKEKGIGVDDIKVGKIFEIAKILYKDWDEEYKNFLIKEFNINVRKKYNKLSRGNQTIVGLIVGLASRSKLTIFDEPSLGLDAAFRYKFYNSLLEDVENNPRTVIISTHLIDEVTNLFEEVIILKNESVYVKDEVDNLMGKAYFLNGKPENIFPLIKDKSIIHKEEFGSSIIVGIFDNLSNEEKMRLKENNIEINPIPLQKLFVYLTENSILEEVI; encoded by the coding sequence ATGCTGGAAATTAAGAATTTATACAAATACTATGGCAGTACAAGAGTACTTACTGATATAAATCTAAAATTAGAGGAAAACAAAATATATGGATTGCTTGGTAGAAATGGTGTTGGAAAGACCACATTACTGAACATAATTTCTAACCAAATAGAGAAAAGCAGTGGTGAATTAAAGCTATACGGTGAAGACATATTCGAAAACTCTAAGGCTTTAGAAAATATTTGCATAGTAAAAGAAAAGGGAATTGGTGTAGATGATATTAAAGTAGGAAAAATTTTTGAAATAGCAAAGATTCTTTACAAGGACTGGGATGAGGAGTATAAAAACTTTTTAATAAAAGAATTTAATATCAATGTAAGAAAGAAATATAATAAACTATCACGTGGCAATCAAACTATTGTTGGGCTTATTGTGGGCTTGGCTTCAAGGTCAAAGCTAACTATTTTTGATGAGCCATCACTAGGCTTAGATGCTGCCTTTAGATATAAATTTTACAATTCACTTTTAGAGGATGTAGAGAATAATCCACGAACTGTAATCATTTCTACTCATCTAATTGATGAAGTAACAAATTTATTTGAAGAAGTAATCATATTAAAGAATGAAAGTGTTTATGTCAAAGATGAAGTAGATAATTTAATGGGAAAAGCATATTTTCTAAATGGAAAACCTGAAAATATTTTTCCGTTAATAAAAGATAAAAGTATTATTCACAAAGAAGAGTTTGGTTCATCTATTATAGTAGGTATATTTGATAATTTATCTAATGAAGAAAAGATGAGGCTTAAGGAGAATAATATAGAGATAAATCCAATACCTCTTCAAAAATTGTTTGTATATCTTACAGAAAATTCAATTTTAGAGGAGGTTATATAA
- a CDS encoding cysteine-rich CWC family protein: MILVNLKETEKICPLCGQDNNCQHGQGSCWCETVKFPKHVLDLIPDDKKGKACICRSCLEKYLK, encoded by the coding sequence GTGATATTAGTGAATTTAAAAGAAACGGAAAAAATTTGTCCTCTTTGTGGACAGGACAATAATTGTCAGCATGGTCAAGGGTCATGCTGGTGTGAGACTGTGAAGTTTCCCAAACATGTATTGGATTTGATTCCTGATGATAAAAAAGGGAAAGCATGTATTTGCAGGTCTTGTCTAGAAAAATATCTTAAATAA
- a CDS encoding YafY family protein: MIEITVILLNKEIITAKELAERLEVSTRTIYRDIETLSMAGVPVYMSKGNGGGISLLQEYSINRAILSVEEKESLILALKTLQVTKYPETDSVLEKVSGIFNDDNSEDWVHVDFSQWGSNPNENHKFTKIKTAILRRYIVSFDYINAFGDITNRVVEPMKLLYKGHAWYLHGYCRLKSDFRIFRISRIKNLVINNEEFLRRKDQNIQSLEYNDMATNNVTLKLRFKSKALYRIYDDFDEEAIVKNEDNTYDVTVTFPEDEWVYGYILSFGNYVKVLEPQYIKDIITTRMKDAIEAYEE, encoded by the coding sequence TTGATTGAGATTACTGTAATACTGCTTAATAAGGAAATAATAACAGCAAAAGAGCTTGCGGAAAGACTGGAGGTCTCTACGAGGACCATATATAGAGATATAGAAACTCTGTCCATGGCAGGAGTTCCAGTATATATGAGCAAGGGGAATGGTGGAGGAATATCCTTATTGCAGGAATATTCCATTAATAGAGCTATTCTATCGGTGGAGGAAAAGGAAAGCTTAATTTTAGCCTTAAAGACTTTACAGGTAACGAAATATCCAGAGACTGATTCTGTTCTTGAAAAGGTTAGTGGCATTTTCAATGACGATAATTCAGAAGACTGGGTACATGTGGACTTTAGTCAGTGGGGAAGTAATCCAAATGAAAATCATAAGTTTACTAAAATAAAGACGGCAATACTTAGAAGATATATTGTAAGCTTTGATTATATTAATGCTTTTGGAGATATAACTAATAGAGTAGTAGAGCCAATGAAGCTATTGTATAAAGGTCATGCATGGTATCTGCATGGCTATTGTAGACTAAAATCTGATTTTAGAATTTTCCGTATCTCTAGAATAAAAAATCTTGTTATAAATAATGAAGAATTTCTGAGAAGAAAAGATCAAAATATCCAGAGCTTAGAATACAATGATATGGCTACAAATAATGTTACTTTAAAGCTTAGGTTCAAGTCCAAGGCATTGTATCGAATTTATGATGATTTTGATGAAGAAGCCATAGTTAAAAATGAAGACAATACCTATGATGTAACTGTAACCTTTCCAGAGGATGAATGGGTATACGGCTATATACTTTCCTTTGGGAATTATGTGAAGGTGTTAGAGCCGCAGTATATAAAAGATATTATTACTACTAGAATGAAAGATGCAATAGAAGCCTATGAAGAATAA
- a CDS encoding adenosine deaminase, translated as MSQNINSYFDTVEGRNVLLEGCFQVAKDDGVVVLEVGEDVWGNGHYYSGDIDKLIEHYKDAHKKICPEIDFRFQVGLSRHCRIELLERWMEPFLEKDSFYSIDLYCDEFAQPIKNFKGLYRKAKEKGWILKAHVGEWGTADDVKEAVEELELNEVQHGISAVASPAIMNWLRDNNIQLNITLTSNVLLNRVESIEKHPIRKLYDYGVKVTINSDDIIIFDSEVSKEYMRLYEAKVFTATELNQIRLYGLESRGFQD; from the coding sequence ATGAGTCAAAATATCAATAGTTATTTTGATACTGTGGAAGGAAGAAATGTACTATTAGAGGGATGCTTTCAGGTAGCTAAGGATGATGGTGTGGTGGTCTTAGAGGTAGGAGAAGATGTTTGGGGGAATGGTCATTATTATAGCGGAGATATAGATAAGCTTATAGAGCATTATAAAGATGCACATAAAAAAATATGCCCTGAGATTGATTTTAGATTTCAAGTTGGGTTATCAAGACATTGCCGCATAGAGCTTTTAGAAAGGTGGATGGAGCCTTTTTTAGAAAAAGATAGCTTCTATTCAATAGATTTATACTGTGATGAATTTGCTCAGCCTATTAAAAACTTTAAAGGTCTTTATAGAAAGGCTAAGGAAAAGGGTTGGATATTAAAGGCTCATGTAGGTGAATGGGGTACAGCAGATGATGTTAAAGAGGCAGTAGAAGAACTGGAGCTTAATGAAGTACAGCACGGAATATCAGCTGTAGCTTCACCAGCTATAATGAATTGGCTCAGAGACAATAATATACAGCTAAACATAACTCTCACTAGCAATGTATTATTAAATAGAGTAGAAAGCATAGAGAAACATCCAATTAGAAAGCTATATGATTATGGGGTAAAGGTTACAATTAACTCAGATGACATCATAATATTTGATTCTGAGGTATCTAAAGAATATATGAGGCTATATGAAGCTAAGGTATTTACAGCTACGGAGTTAAATCAAATAAGATTGTATGGATTAGAGAGCAGAGGATTTCAAGATTAA
- a CDS encoding polysaccharide deacetylase family protein produces MSDYRGKLLELKSIENESDKYWLHIELYFYQDIEILWKIDEYTAENLKSAAQFDKKYKYRLSFNSFWDVTQNQHKSMLTRTYLDQSDSIYFPCSKDYIDNLAAIKHSQDISNLDRSIFTFMDLVPVYEKNKDGILQDEGNTSKNYSIKFIRKPLTVIGIIFIILFSCSGFIYLNKFAFNEKVLAESIQLEQLEQLENDVAIKQNENMELGDDRIIEEALSNEPDIPFIEIDETISYSIPEGYVALTFDDGPSQYSMEIMEVLKKYEVGGTFFFTGYNAKKYPDHIRYIQSNGYSIGSHSMSHVNMAALSCEEQEKELVQSIKLLEEITNDKVTLFRAPYGSFDKHLKDLINENQYKMILWNNDPKDWKSRDADKIFDSIKASNVSGSIILLHESQAVIDALPRIIEYLQELDLKIVSIK; encoded by the coding sequence ATGTCAGACTATCGTGGAAAGCTACTTGAGCTAAAATCAATTGAAAATGAATCAGACAAATATTGGCTACATATAGAGCTTTATTTTTATCAAGATATTGAGATTCTCTGGAAAATTGATGAATATACAGCTGAAAACTTAAAATCAGCTGCTCAATTTGATAAAAAATATAAATATAGGTTATCCTTTAATAGTTTTTGGGACGTAACCCAAAATCAGCATAAAAGTATGTTGACACGTACATATCTCGATCAGAGTGATTCAATCTACTTCCCATGTTCAAAAGACTATATAGATAATTTAGCTGCTATCAAGCATAGTCAAGATATTAGTAATCTGGATAGATCAATCTTTACATTTATGGATTTGGTACCAGTTTATGAAAAGAATAAAGATGGAATTTTACAAGATGAAGGAAATACCTCTAAAAATTATAGTATTAAATTTATCCGGAAACCTCTTACTGTTATAGGCATCATATTCATCATATTATTTAGCTGTTCAGGCTTCATTTATTTGAATAAATTTGCATTTAATGAAAAAGTACTTGCTGAATCTATACAATTAGAGCAGTTAGAACAATTAGAAAATGACGTAGCTATAAAACAAAATGAAAATATGGAATTAGGGGACGATAGGATAATTGAGGAAGCTCTCTCTAATGAACCTGATATTCCTTTTATAGAAATTGATGAGACAATATCATACAGTATTCCAGAAGGGTATGTTGCTCTCACTTTTGACGATGGTCCTTCGCAGTATTCTATGGAAATTATGGAAGTACTAAAAAAATACGAGGTTGGGGGTACTTTCTTCTTTACTGGGTATAATGCCAAAAAATATCCGGATCACATTCGATATATCCAGTCAAATGGTTACTCTATTGGCAGTCATTCAATGAGTCATGTCAATATGGCAGCCCTTTCCTGCGAAGAGCAGGAAAAGGAACTTGTACAGTCTATTAAGTTACTTGAAGAAATAACCAATGACAAAGTAACTCTCTTTAGAGCACCTTATGGTTCTTTTGATAAGCATTTAAAGGATTTAATAAATGAAAATCAATACAAAATGATACTTTGGAACAATGACCCAAAAGATTGGAAGTCTCGTGATGCAGATAAAATATTTGATTCTATTAAAGCCTCCAATGTATCAGGTTCCATCATCCTTCTACATGAATCTCAAGCTGTTATTGATGCATTACCAAGGATAATTGAGTATTTGCAAGAACTAGACTTGAAAATTGTCAGCATAAAATAA